The Dermacentor silvarum isolate Dsil-2018 chromosome 3, BIME_Dsil_1.4, whole genome shotgun sequence region CAAATGTGGTGAGCAGCAAGTGAATAACACAGGCTGAAGAAAGTCGCAGCAACTACAGCGGCCAGCAGTCCTAACAACTACCACGAACTGGAGTTGTGCCCCATGTGCGCATTTGGCGAGTGAAAGAGAGTGATGTCGGAGGAGGCTGCCAAGCATTCATAGACACGTTCATCAAGAATTCTTGCCCTTAAGTTTTAACCAAATAATAGCACCCTTTGCAGCCGAGTTGGGTGTGTAAAGTAGTTAAAAGGGAGTCGCAGAAAAAAAAGACCAGTGCGCGCTTTGCCAGGTCACACAGTGCATGTGGCCTAATGTTTGAAGGTGAAGCACTGCCCATGCAGTGACTGACGCACAGGGGCGACAATAATCTCAATCACTTTTGGGGATCCTTCTGCAGCGTTTCGCTTGACTATTGCCGGATGTATTGGCATCCGTTGATGGATGCCAACGTTCATAGCACTGCCAAGAATGCTGTATCTCGTACACGCCAGCGCATCTAACTCTAGTCATTAAAATCTTATGAAAGCTGGTATCCCCAAACCAAAGATCAAACAAGTGTGCAAAGGTGCAGCCTAAATTGTGTACAGTGCAAATTCCAAGTTGCACAGATAGCTATGTACATTTCCATTCAGACATTTGAATGTCAGCAAGATACTCGAAACCTAGTCTAGCTGCACTTCAAGTAGTCATTCCATGGAATGCTACTTTCTGTAGAGGCCTTTATGCACATAGTGACAGCCTAAAAACTCTATATGTGCTCCATGCACAAGGCCACACTACATGCTACCCTCCGTGTCTCGACGCTGCAAAAACAGTCCCTAAATGGACACGAATATTTAAAGATCTTCACCTATGCCATGAGATCATGCACTGAAGTGAGCAAACAATTAGATGGCATATCTACACAACCTGAAAAGCGGTGTACTTGCCGCTGCATTCTTAGATTGCCACAATAgtgtttgttgttttttcttcagTAGGGCTGCTTGTTTACCTGGGTCTCTTGTCTGGCAAAACAGCAGTAGCTGCAAATGAAGGCAAAACATGCAATCTTTCACATGCATTTAATTTTATTAGGCAAAAGGATTTCATGCATGCCATTTCATAATGGTGATGCCGTACTAAAAAATGCAATTGATTCGGAAAGTAGGTACTATACGTGGTATGTGTTGTGATACAGCAATGTTGAAGTGCTTCCATAGGACATGGCACAATGTGTACAGCCTCTATGGCCAGCCACATGTTTCCCTGTCCGTTGGAGGCAACCCTGGGGCCAAGGAACAAAGGTAGCTGCTGCATTTTtcattatacagtagaacctttctATAACTAGGGTTCAACATTTTTGGTTCGTTGCCAAATTTTTTTTAAACCAAAATTCGGTTTAACTGAGAGCTAAAAGGGCGATCAGATTGCAGCTGCAAACCTACACAAGCTTCAATTAAAGAAGCCTGGCCAGGTCAGTTCTGAAGCTTCAGCCTGCTGCCCAAGTAATAATATAATATGAGGCCTCATTTTATTTGTGCTCAAATATCTAATGCATTCTCTTAATTCCTGCATAGTTTCATATTGCCATATGGTTTTGTTGTTCTGTAGATTGGACCTAACCACAGTGCCGTAGAGCAGGATGTGCAGCCATGCGGCACATTTCAGTGTCAATGAAATTGGTGAaaccagattaaaaaaaaaaaaaaaaggaagctcaATGCAAAATAATATCCATTGAAAACAGCTGGTTAAAGTTAATTTAGACAACTGTAATCGCTGAAAATAACAAAAATTTCCtggtggaaataaaaaaaacaatgcaagtCGAATTTCGGtataataaaaaacaaaaatactGAACTGTAGTTATAACAAAGTTGCATCCAACAAGAACATACATTTGCTATATACAGTACTTGCTACAAGCTGCTGATGTCGGCAAGACAATTTATACTTACTAAGTTGCATCCAATAATTTTTATATCTGTGTtctttatatcgaggtttgactgtatttatgAAACTTGTGTGGCTTCAGGGGTGGGACTTCCACACATGTATTGCTGCACTAACAAGCCTACAAAGTTGCAGTGGGCCAACATACAAGAAACAGTCACTAGAATATGTTTTGACGGATGCGTATAATGTGCAACAATGTTGCATGTACTGTACCAGAACATAAGCGCAAACTAAAAACTACTATGTACAAACTGTCCCTACCGACACAAgaatattgcccccccccccccctccttttatCGCAATACTCCAATTCTCACGttaaacaaaataaatgaatGTTTTTAGCAGAAACGTTTCAGTTCCCTGGCTTTGCTTTGATAGCCTGAAAAGGCTGTTAACGATAATGCGTTTAGGTAGCTACAAAAGTACATGATTTTGCTCTAACAATGGCATATGCAACCAACCACTACAATAAACATGACTTTTACAGATGTCCATGGGCGCTTTGGCTCCTGTTTGTTTCTTCCTCCTTGCTACTATGGTCGGAGCCAGACGATGAAAACAGCATTTGTCTCCGCATCTCGTACAGAATGATCGACGCTGCAATCGCTGTGTTCAGGCTATCAACGCCGTTGTTCGCTGGCACGTGTACTCTCGCACCAATACAGTCCACGGCCAGCTTGTGAGCCTGGAGGCTGAGTCCCTGCGTTTCTCCTCCCACCACAAGAACACTAGGCACGTTGGCGTACTTCGCAGCGGTGTACTCGTAATGGGGCACTCCGACCTCCGAGCAATCTTCCAGCTCGTCCACGTCTCGATACGACTTATCCACTGTCAGCCTCCGTCCGTCTGCAGTCTCAATCCTGTACCTAGACCCCTCGTCGTCATCTTCCTCCTCTTCGCTGTCAGAGGCTTCTTCTGCATAATGGAGCGAAGTAGTAATTAAAGGTCAGCCGCAATGAAGTTGCACACACCCAGTGGCGCAAGTAGTCTACTCAGCAAGACAGCACCCGGAAAGtggaaggaagaggcaaagacaAATTTGCTTTATAGCACCTAAGCAGATAATGTGTGAACCTAATGGTTAGCAGACATGATGCCAGTTTCAAaacgtggcctcggagattgtcAGCATGCTGCAGCCGCCACCCAATCTCGGAGGTCGTGCCCAGGCGCAGCACACGGCAGGTTCTGCGTCATTTACAACGAGCAGGAAGTCTCCCAAGTCGCAACAACTGGATTATAGAACCTGCTGCAGGCAGTTGGGAACTTAATTTTTGACCTGCAGTCCGATGGCAAATAGTAGAGGGAGAGATGCCATCATTTAATGAAAGCTGGAAAACTGACGGCCTGGCATGctcaattaattattaattaaattatggggttttacgtgccaaaaccactatctgattatgaggcacgccgtagtgggggactacggaaatttagaccacctggggttctttaacgtgcacctaaatctaagtacacgggcattttcgcatttcgcccccatcgaaatgcggccaccgtggtcgggattcgatcccgcaacctcgtgctcagcagcccaacaccatagccactgagcaaccacggtgggtcggCCTGGCATGCTACCCTGGACAGGTGTTAGGTGAAAGTAGTGATCACAAGCACACAAATGGTAAGTGGGGTGCATTCACTGTTAGGCGTATATTGTGGTAACAGTGCGGTCCTGCAGTTCACACCAGCAGGCCTTagtcacagtcatggccagccgCGCTCTTGATTACAAGATAACTGTTCCAATGTATatagataggagcccccaagtTAAAAGTTTCCTCTTAAGGTGTGTTTGGCACAAGTATGACAGTGACTGTACAAGACCTACCTTCGTTCAGCTCGTCGTCATTCTCTGCAAATAGTCTGCGTGCCCCAACAGGTTCAAAACTGCGGTGGTCCGCTAGGTAAACTGGCGTCTCGGGGGTCACATAGCTTGGCATGTGTTCCCAAGCTATGCCGCTGTGTATTGGTATTCGAAAATGTGACCCGGCACCAGCACGTAGCACTTTCAACTCCCATGGGTCCACGCAGCCTGCACAAGTAATGACAGAGTAATGCACAAGTTGAAATGATGCACGCCAAAGACTATAAATACATGTAACTCAGCATAGCAGCCAACATGCTACGTAGGTTGTGCAGTGAAAGGTGTACACAGTGCAATTGTTTTGTACCCGCAATGCTCTGCAAATTAACTACTCTACATATTACAACTACAAATTCTAGATGTAATGTTATATGAAATTACGCATTATTTGTGCACTTCTGCGCTTCCATTATGTGACGATATGTTTTGGTTGCGAGTGCAAGCGGTGCGCTGTGGTCGCCGGTTGCAGAAATGTTTCGCTCCTCTTGTTCTGTGGTAAATATATTCAGATCAATGATGTCTTGCATGTAATAATTAAGTCATaattttaaacaaaaaaaaaagcattagacTTAATTTTACATCCAATTACATGACACATACCTTTATCTTTCATGTTAGAAGCACTATTTCTTGGTCAGACATGTGAGCAGTGAGAAACGTCGCACTAATTTTCGTAGCATTGCCCGGTATATATGAACTAAGTATAGAGACCCACCAGTAGTGTGAATTGCACAACTTGGGAGGGAAAGCTTCAATGCTGATGGGATTTTTGTACATGAATATTTCCAATATTATCCCAAAATGAAGTACTCTTACTGCAAGCAACACAAAGTTATTACTGCGCTTGAAAACATAAGTAAATGCACCACTGCTTCCACAGCCTCCATAATAATGAAAATGACATGGTAAATTCACTTTGAAAGATGTTTTTTGTAGTGTTCCATTCAAAGGTACCTCAGTATTTCTCTGTAATATGCCACAGAAAAGGTGCATATTGTGAGTGTTGCTCATCTACCTTCAATGAACCAATATATTGGTTGGcgacaacctaagaattcagcACTAGCTTCATGAAAAAAACTGTTGTGCTGTGTCTTCCATGCCTCCGTGCTCGAAAATGTAGTATTTCCCAAGGGGACACTGATTTTGCAAGAACTTTGACCTCACTGGAATGTCACCGAAATGAGTAAATGTAATTGGCTAGTGGAGCTATAAAAATTATGTCGAGTTCGACAGCGGTGCATTTGCCACTGCATTCTTAGGTGGTCACCTGTTATCTCATGAATTTTGAAAGCATTTGTTCGGGTATAAAGAAATTGCAATGGAACCCAAGACTCAACATAGCAAGTTTTAATAACTTTCCATAGAGAACGGCCCAAACACAAGGAAATGATCTGAAAACCGTGACATGAAATTTGTGTAACAGTGTGCATATGCATATTAACTGCACTGATGCCATGAATTGTATTCTGATGAAGGCTGGACTGTCGGCCAAAACGTCTATTTCATTAAACATTTCACCAGACCATGAAATGCTTTGTTCCGGTGTGTTTGTGTAAAATAGGCACCTCCGTGCATTTCTGCTTTTCACTTGCAGTTCATCAGCCCCTTCCTCGATAAGTGTAATGTCTAAACACATTGTGTCTTTGCCCTTAACTCTTTACACTGCTACAGTTTCCCAGCAAATCACAGTCCAGCTAGCCCAACTTCTGCCCTAATAACCACTTACCTTTCGAAAGCAGTAACTGGCTACATCCCGCAGCTGCAGCAGTTCGGATCAGTGTTCCCATGTTTCCAGGATCTCTAACATTGTCCAAAATCACGCTTACAGGGATTGTATCTCCTGTTCTTTGAATCTCGATTTGGTCCATGGACGGCTTTTTGAACACACCTGGAATAAGAGAACGATTGTACATACGTACACGCATTAACACAGTTCAGGAAAGCTGTGCTTCATTCGGCTGAGCGCGCTCACAAAATGTACATTTAGGACCAGCAAAGTACTTTTGGGTAATTCTAACTTTCAGACTTAACGGTGTCGAAGAGGATTGTTTGAATAGGTATCAGAGCTTGGTCGACCGTCTCCAGTTTAATCACGTAGTGTGCAGCGCGCCCTGTTCGAACTCCCAAACAACGCGGTTAGAGACAGGGTAAATGCCGTACCCATTATTCCAGGGCAAGTTGTCATGTCGGACCAAATTTTCATCTTCTTGTAGAATACCTTCTTTATTTGGTCTTCCCTTATAGTTTCCAAGGGCAGTCCTTCTATGTTTTCCGGAAGTGTGAAGTAAATGCTTTCGCACTCAACGCCGGCCTTCAGCGCATCGGCGATTAATCTCTTTCCTTCCAGGAGGACCTTGTTTAGCTTCTCCCTCCTGCGCTTCATCTTCAGCTGCATCATGGTGTTCCTGTAACAGCATTACGTCAAAACAGTCTGTTCTTTGAACCGAGGCAAAGTGGCACGCCATCGCGCGCCTTCAAGGGTCGACTGCGGTACTTACGCGAATTCGTCGTCGTCGCTGCCTAACTTGATGTATCGTGGCCCACAGATAGGTTCGCTTGCCGGTTTACTTGTATCTTCTGTTTTCGAAGTCGGATAGATGACCTTCTGAGCCGTTCTTACAAAACCCCTTCGACGAAATCGCACCGACTGGACGGAGGGTCCCGACCGAACTTGAGTACAGATCGTAATAAAGGTAGACACGCTTCTTCCAAGGGACCCCATGATTGAAGAAATGCTCGTTCGTGAAAATAATTTATACGGTCTCTGTCAAGAGTGGCGACTTGTATGACTCGCGTAACTGAAGTTTACGCAGTTCACAGTGTATGCATGCTGCTAAGCACATGAATGAGCGCGGCCATTTTGGATTATAGTGGATCTGGCTGACTACTGAATGGAAAGCAGAACTGAAACCGAAACTAGAAAGCTACAGCGCGCTTTCTTGTGTCGGGTCAGAAATACAGTTTACGAAGCGCGACTCAGCACGTGTTCCTCCTGAAAAACGCCAGAGTTGATGACCATTTTTTGTCGGTTGAATGATCACACCGTTCGGTTGAGGAAGAAAGCGACGGGATCAGCGCGTGGTGGCGCGTGATTGGTGCCCCGCCCCCCTATCTCTTCGCCTCGCCTGCGGTACTAGTGCAGCTCGCACAGGTCACCTTGGGCATCTGGCGAACGGGCTTCCGCGGCAGCAGCTACAGCCAGCCGAACTTCGACAGCTCGCCGAGACTCCTTTCAACCCGTGAAGTGCTTTCGCGAGCTTCGACGTCGGGTGAGTGGTAGACGGTGCCGTTCGGGTCCCGATTTTCGCATCTGCGGGCGATTTTTACTGCGAGCGGCTAGGGGAATTCGAATCCGACGCACGCGATCTCGCGAGCCGATCGGCCGTTCTGCCTCTCGGAAATGACACTTCCGTCTAGTGTTACCAAACACGAGACCTTGACGACTCGCAGGCTTGCTTAATTTGCGAAATGAAAGCTCGACACGCGTTTTGTGGAATTTCCAGAGTGCGCGCATTTTCTGTTTCTTTACGCGCGACATGCGCGTGATATCGGACTGTTTGGCATAGCTGTTTTTCGATCTTGTGCAACATTGCGGCATTTCGAATTCACATTAGATGACGTGAGTACGTGCGCCGAAACAAACCTCTAGGTTTTCCTCAGTCATAAAACACACTAGATCTGGACGCTTTATTCCTTGATCGTATCAAAAATTTAGGTGTTCCGAATAAAGGTACGTTTGCTACTGTATGTGCAACAGGATGCGTTTCATTGCATATGCATTGCCACGGAACTAGCGCTTATGTCTAGCTAATAAATAAAATGACTTCAATAAATAAAACATCAAGGTTCAGTGCGCAGATAACCAGCTGCCCCGAGCTGGTTTAAAACCAGTCTGGTTCATTTGGCTCTAGCCAACCATCGCTCGGTAAGCTtagcgggcgcgcactttttggCTTGTGCTTTTGCATAACGGCAGTGTTTTACTTAGCTAGTCCAGCAGGTCGTTGCTCGCGTACTAGACGTGGCCGCGCTTGGCTTGGCAGAGTTTCAAGCTGTTGCGTCTCGTCCATTTTACGATTGTTGTAAGGCGACGATAGCTTGCGCAAGGGCCAAAGGCCATTTGAGTTGACGTCCAAGGTGACCTTGAGGGAACTTAGTTTATCTTGTTTACGATCTCGACTACAAGTGGGCGCGTAACTGATGCGCCTAGCTGTTGAGGAGGTTTGCGTTTTCAGTTTCACCTCGAATTACGCGCCTCGGCGCCTGTTTGCGCGACTGGTGCGAGCGCATTCCGGAGAGCGAAGGTGGACTGAAGCTGTTTCAGCGCTTCAGATTAATGTGATGGTTGTGGTGAACATTTATTTACGTTTATTCTAACCTGGAGTACGCTGCATTCatttctaaactttttttttttttttcgtctgataCCCGCGGAAGGGCAGGAAGTTTAACAGCGGTGTTAATGTGAAGGCTTTTTCCTAAGGCCTTCTATTTTAAGGCTTGACAGGGATCTCTGGCTCAAGGATTCACTTCTCTTGGCATAGGCCGTGTTTC contains the following coding sequences:
- the LOC119446308 gene encoding rRNA methyltransferase 3, mitochondrial isoform X2; the encoded protein is MGSLGRSVSTFITICTQVRSGPSVQSVRFRRRGFVRTAQKVIYPTSKTEDTSKPASEPICGPRYIKLGSDDDEFANTMMQLKMKRRREKLNKVLLEGKRLIADALKAGVECESIYFTLPENIEGLPLETIREDQIKKVFYKKMKIWSDMTTCPGIMGVFKKPSMDQIEIQRTGDTIPVSVILDNVRDPGNMGTLIRTAAAAGCSQLLLSKGCVDPWELKVLRAGAGSHFRIPIHSGIAWEHMPSYVTPETPVYLADHRSFEPVGARRLFAENDDELNEEASDSEEEEDDDEGSRYRIETADGRRLTVDKSYRDVDELEDCSEVGVPHYEYTAAKYANVPSVLVVGGETQGLSLQAHKLAVDCIGARVHVPANNGVDSLNTAIAASIILYEMRRQMLFSSSGSDHSSKEEETNRSQSAHGHL
- the LOC119446308 gene encoding rRNA methyltransferase 3, mitochondrial isoform X1, translating into MGSLGRSVSTFITICTQVRSGPSVQSVRFRRRGFVRTAQKVIYPTSKTEDTSKPASEPICGPRYIKLGSDDDEFANTMMQLKMKRRREKLNKVLLEGKRLIADALKAGVECESIYFTLPENIEGLPLETIREDQIKKVFYKKMKIWSDMTTCPGIMGVFKKPSMDQIEIQRTGDTIPVSVILDNVRDPGNMGTLIRTAAAAGCSQLLLSKGCVDPWELKVLRAGAGSHFRIPIHSGIAWEHMPSYVTPETPVYLADHRSFEPVGARRLFAENDDELNEEEASDSEEEEDDDEGSRYRIETADGRRLTVDKSYRDVDELEDCSEVGVPHYEYTAAKYANVPSVLVVGGETQGLSLQAHKLAVDCIGARVHVPANNGVDSLNTAIAASIILYEMRRQMLFSSSGSDHSSKEEETNRSQSAHGHL